A stretch of Schistocerca americana isolate TAMUIC-IGC-003095 chromosome 3, iqSchAmer2.1, whole genome shotgun sequence DNA encodes these proteins:
- the LOC124607052 gene encoding cuticle protein 18.7-like, whose protein sequence is MKALVVLSALLAVAVAKPGFLPGGILGAYAPAAYAPAYAAVPPGGPANIVIGPGGVPVDTPAVAAARGAHLAAVAQTQARDAAANAADAAAAAAGAAFGYAPAVGYAAAAPAVVAPSLGYARYGPANIVIGPGGVPLDTPEVAAAKAANAAAHLEAKARAGIFHG, encoded by the coding sequence GTTGTCCTGAGCGCGTTGTTGGCGGTGGCCGTGGCTAAGCCCGGTTTCCTGCCCGGAGGCATCCTCGGCGCCTACGCCCCCGCCGCCTACGCCCCCGCCTACGCCGCAGTGCCCCCAGGCGGCCCCGCCAACATCGTGATCGGCCCCGGCGGAGTGCCAGTGGACACTCCTGCCGTGGCCGCCGCCAGGGGTGCCCACCTGGCCGCCGTCGCGCAGACGCAGGCCCGCGACGCCGCCGCcaacgccgccgacgccgccgcagccgccgccggagCCGCCTTCGGCTACGCCCCCGCTGTCGGCtacgccgctgccgcccccgccgtcgTGGCGCCCTCTCTGGGCTACGCGCGCTACGGCCCCGCCAACATCGTCATCGGGCCTGGAGGCGTACCGCTGGACACCCCAGAGGTAGCCGCTGCGAAGGCAGCCAACGCTGCTGCCCACCTGGAAGCCAAGGCCCGTGCCGGCATTTTCCACGGCTAG